Proteins co-encoded in one Brassica rapa cultivar Chiifu-401-42 chromosome A02, CAAS_Brap_v3.01, whole genome shotgun sequence genomic window:
- the LOC103853540 gene encoding uncharacterized protein LOC103853540 has protein sequence MIYVSLSVLHIIYIPQWFHDLPNRSIQKTKERKVFFSWAYPKFPFVFPSLFFLLDIILQEENKTLISKTTSKLIVMGNCLVGKKIANVTEEEDRCEEVIAKKDYKGKDRKVKIVITRDELEKLILFQLNADGAAKGGDATLASFGDFLRELEAERVAGEAAAAAAEEEKSRQRLCRRWRPSLESVIEWPEEV, from the coding sequence ATGATCtatgtctctctctctgtcctccatattatatatataccacAATGGTTCCATGATCTTCCAAATCGGAGCAtacagaaaacaaaagaaagaaaggtttttttttcttgggcaTATCCCAAGTTTCCTTTTGTCtttccttctttattttttcttctggATATAATTCtccaagaagaaaacaaaaccctTATTTCTAAAACTACATCAAAGTTGATCGTAATGGGAAACTGTTTAGTCGGAAAGAAGATTGCAAATGttactgaagaagaagatcgaTGTGAAGAAGTGATAGCGAAGAAAGATTACAAAGGGAAAGATCGCAAAGTGAAGATTGTTATAACGAGAGATGAGTTAGAGAAACTCATACTTTTCCAGCTTAACGCAGACGGTGCAGCTAAAGGAGGAGATGCCACGTTGGCTTCTTTTGGAGATTTTCTAAGAGAACTCGAGGCGGAGAGAGTAGCCGGAGAAGCTGCGGCTGCGGCTGCAGAGGAAGAGAAGTCTCGCCAAAGATTATGTAGGAGGTGGAGACCGTCGTTGGAGAGTGTCATCGAATGGCCTGAAGAAGTATAG